The nucleotide window GACTCGGCGCTCTCAACCGCATCCACTACCGGAGGCGGCGAGAGAATACCGGGAAAAAGGCAGGCAACATTCGCGACTTTCTCGAGAGATGGGGACAGCGCTACCGCTACATGATCATCTTCGACGCCGACAGCGTGATGGAAGGCCCCACCCTCACCAATATGGTGGACGCGATGGAGACCGACCCACAGCTCGGCATCCTCCAAACCGTTCCCCGACTTTGGCGAGCGCAGACCCTTTTCGGACGGGCTCTCCAGTTTGCCAACCGCGTCTACGGCGAGCACTTCTCCCGGGGGCTTGCGACCTGGCAGGGAAATCACGGCAACTATTGGGGTCACAACGCCATCATCCGCGTCAATGCCTTCATGGAGCACTGCGACCTCCCTGACCTCCCCTACAAGGAGCCCGTGGGAGGCAGTATCCTCAGTCACGACTTTGTCGAAGCCGCCCTCATGCGGCGAGCCGGCTACAAGGTCATGCTCTACCCAGGAGCCGAAGGGAGCTGGGAGGAGGGGCCGGAGAATATCTTCGACTCCCTGCAGCGCGACCGTCGCTGGTGTCAGGGCAACCTGCAGCACATCTGGTTCCTCTTCGCCAAAGGGATCCCCGGGCGGAATCGGATACATTTTCTGAACGGCATCCTCTCCTACGCCGGCTCACTGCTCTGGCTCATATTCCTCGTCCTCTGCACGCTCGTCGTGGTCCAATTCTCCCGTACCGGCCTGAGCTTCGTCCCCATTGACGGAATGCTGATGTCCCTCGGCCTCGACATCAGCCTCGCTACCCAGGGGTTAATCGTCCTCCTCTACACCGCCATGCTCCTGCTGGGGCCGAAATTCCTGGCGTGGTTTGACGCGGGCTGCCGCGGCGACTCGGGTCCCCTCCGCACCGGAGTCAACGTCTTGGCCGAGAGCTTCCTCTCGGCCCTGATCGCACCCGTCATGATGTTTTTCCACAGCGTCTTCGTGATCGTGATCCCCCTCGGATCGAAAACGGGATGGAATGCCCAAGCGCGAGACGCGGGCGATGGAGTCGCCTTCTCCACCGCCTTTCGCAATCTTTGGCACGTCACTCTCATCGGAATCCTTTGGGCCGCCGTCGCATGGCGTTTCAACTCCGATTTTTTCTGGTGGCTCAGCCCGATCTTCATTCCTCTCGCCCTGTCCATCCCTCTCGCAATGCTTCTCGGTTCCCCCTCCGTAGGACGCAAGTCTTCTGGGGCAAAGATTTTGACAATGCCCGAGGAAGAATCTCCTACCGAGGTTCTCGACAATCTCCGCCAAGGCACCGCGAACATGCGAGATGGCCTCTCGAAAGGTCCACTTTCCGGAGCCTCCCTAGCTTTCCTCGACCCCTACGTTCACGCCCTCCACGTCCGGCTGAATGCGTCCGAGGAACCCGAAGAGACCTCCGACCAGATCGCGGACAAAATGCTCTCCGAAGGCATCTCCTCGCTCTCTCCCAAAGAAATCGAATCCTGCCTCAACGATCCGAAGGCCCTCCAACGCATTCACCGCGAACTCTGGTTCTCCAGCCGTGAGAATTTGGCCCCGGAATGGCGCGCTAAGCTCCTGCAATACTCCCAGCTGCACGAAATCAATCGCCTCGGATTCAACAAAAGATCCGAAGTTTGAGAGAAATCGTCCCTGAAAACCTCCATTTCGGGGGTTTCTCTCGAAAATACTCCGATATAGTGAAACCCGGAATTGATCCTGCATTCCAATTCAGGTTCAATGGCGGATTCCATGTTTACTCGCGATGCTAGGCATAAATACTCCGAATCGGCGCTCAAACGCTGGTCCTCCTGGCTTTCGCGTGATTGGGAACACTATTTCCAGCCCCATATTCTCGAGCTGGGCCGCAAATATTATCGCCGCAACTCTATTATAGAAGTTGAGCTAACCCCTCAGGATCTGACCGTTTCGGTTGAAACTGATGACGGAGAGGCCTACTCGATCGTCGAATGGTCCCGGATCGGGCCAATGGTCCGCGATTCCCGCAATGACCATGACCTCGGTCAGGCGATCGCGGTCGCCGGTCTCTACGAGATTGAGGAGCTCCTCGCGGATCGCCTCACCCCACTCCCTTTCGAAAAGACGGCCCCCACCCCCAAAGCGGTGGCCGAAAAGCCCGAAAACTCCGACTCCTCTCCGTCGGGAAATCCGGAGGAACGCCCCGTACTTCTCTTTTTCATTGAGGGGGAAAAACTGTGTTTCCGCGCTCTCCCCAACGGCAGCCACGAAGAATCTGATAGCAACCAGCGCCGGGAACGACTGATCCAACTCTCCCACATGGCCCGCCGCAGTGGGTTTAAGTTCAATAATCGGTCGGCTGTTTTTGAAATGGCTGAGTCCGAGAAGTTCCTCAGCTTTCTCCGCAACGGAGTCCCAGGCTGGCGATCCTCTTTCGACATTCACCAAACTTCCGAGGTCGAGCTGCTCAACCTGGGTCAGCGCGAGGTGCGACTCCAGGCATCCGTCCACCGGTCTAGCGATAGCGGAGGACTCCGCCTCGAGTGGTCCTCCCACCTCGGAGAGGACACGCTTTCCGACGAAGAGATTGCCCGCCTCCTACGCCGCAAAGAGAGCCCCCTCTTCCTCCCTGGGCGTGGACTCGTCCGCCTCGACCCGGAAGGGATCGAGATCTCGCGTCAACTCGAGAACCTGCCCGGTGGGCGCAAACGCGATCTCCCACCCTACCTTTTTCTCAGCCTTTTCCAGACTCACTCCGTCACCTTTCGTCTTTCTCCCGAAGTGCAGGAGTGGATCGAGGCACTCAAGTCTCCCGATCCCGAGCCCCCCGCGGGGACGCCAGACTTTCTACGTCCCTACCAACGCCGAGGCGTCGCCCACCTGTTCCACCTTTGCAACAACGATTGCCATCCACTCCTTGCGGATGAAATGGGACTCGGAAAGACCATCCAGATTCTCGCCTTACTGCATTGCGACGGATTCGAAATTCCATCCCTCGTCGTCTGCCCGGCCAGCGTGGTTTCCGTCTGGACCCGCGAAGCCCAGCGCTTTTTCCCGGACATGCCCTTCCGCGTTCTCCGATCCGGAGACTCTTGGCGGGAGCACCCCGGAGGTTGCCTCTGGGTTGCCAGCTATACCCAGCTGCGCCGTCACCGCTCTTACCTCGAGGATGCCCAGTTCCGCTACGCCGTTCTCGATGAAGCTCAGCAAATTAAAAACCCGGACGCCAAAGTTAGCCGGGCCTGCTTTGCCATCAAAGCGAACCACCGTATTGCCCTGACCGGCACCCCCGTCGAGAACAGCCACATGGACCTGTGGTCCATCTTCCGCTTCCTCATGCCCGACCTCCTCGGGAGCCGCCGCGAATTCTTCGACGAGATGAACCGCGACCGCAAGGCACTTGTCGAACGTGTGCGAATACAAGCAGCCCCCTTCCTGATTCGCCGGACAAAAAAAGAAGTCGTTCAGGAACTCCCCGACAAAGTCGAGACCGAGCTCCTCTGCTCGATGGGAGACCAGCAACGCAAAGTTTACAACCGGATCGCCGAAACCGTGTTTCAGGAGTTCAAGAGCGGATTCCGCCAACTCAGCGGGCAGCGTAGTCTTCACTTTCTCACCGCAATCACCCGGTTACGCCAAGCCTGCTGCGACCTCCGCCTTCTTCCTGAAGATTTCCGGGAGGAAGCCGGCATCACGGATGATCTCCCGCTGGCTGGCATGAGCGGAAAACTGGAAACCCTGAGTGAAAACCTTCAGGAGATCCTCGTCGGCCCCCGCAAGGTCGTTATCTTCAGCCAATTTGTCAGTCTTCTCGATCGCACGGAGGAACTTCTCGCTCAGCAGTTCCCGCAAATCCGGCAATTCCGCCTAACCGGATCGACCCGCGACCGCGAGTCCCCCGTTGCCGAATTCCAGAAGCACCGCAAGGCTGCGGTCATGCTCGTCAGCCTGAAGGCTGGCGGCACCGGCATCACGCTCCACGCCGCAGACTACGTCTTCCTTCTCGATCCTTGGTGGAACCCTGCGGCCGAGCAGCAAGCCATTGATCGAGTGCACCGTATTGGCCAACAAAAGACCGTTTTTGTCTATCGCCTCGTCGCCCAAGGAACGATCGAAGAGAATATCCAAAAGCTCAAGGCAGAGAAGACCGGACTCTTCAAAGAGATCGTCGAGTCCTCCCGACCTCTTGAAGCCATTCGTTCGCACTTCGATACGATCGAGGGATTCCTCAAACCCTCCGAGTGATTGGTTCGCGGCCAAATTGGGGGGAAATGGGTCTTCCGCTCCATTTGGCAAGAGAAGAACCCCAAAGTGGCCCATAAATCGCTGCAATTGTGCCAATTCTGTCGCATTCTTGACCCAGCGAATTCCAGCCTGTTCAACAGGGCTCTACCGTCATCATGAAGATCCTTTCCCTCTATAATTTGAAAGGTGGTGTGGGAAAAACCACGACCGCCGTAAACCTTGCTCACGCTGCAGCGCGGGACGGTTTCAACGTTCTCCTCTGCGACCTCGATCCACAGGGTGCCTCCACTTTCTACCTCCAAGCGGCTCCTCCGACAAAGATGAAAACGGGCAAACTCCTCAAAGGAAAGTCCTTCGCCCATAAACAAGTCCGCGAAACCGAGTTTATCCACCTCGATGTTCTGCCCGCTCACTTGGAATTTCGGAATCTGGACCGGAGACTCGACGAAGAAAAGAAATCGGACACCGCTCTCGCCTCCCTCTTCGAGGGATTCCACGGCGACTACGATTTGATCATCGCCGATGCACCCGCTGGACTGACGCTCCTCTCGGAAAATCTTTTCCAACTATCCGATCTGGTTCTCGTTCCTACGATCCCCTCAACCTTGTCCCTGAACTGCTTCGAACAGGTCTCCGAATTTTTCAAAAAGGAAAAACTCTCCAAGAAGAAGTTAAAGGGATTCTTCTCCATGGCCGACACCCGTAAACGCCTGCACCGGGAATCCATCGAGAAAGTCTACCACACCCCGAACAACCCCTTCCTCGAAGCCGTGATTCCCTCTGCCAGCATTGTGGAGCAAATGGGAGAACAGCGACGCCCAGTATCTGCCTTCGCCCGCAATAGCCGAGCTGCCAATGCCTTTGGCGACCTCTGGAATATTGTTCGCGCGGAACTGAAGATCGACTGAGCCCAGCTCCGCTCAACCGAGGCAGGTGTCTACCTCGAGAGCCGCACGGACCCAATCATGATCGAGAGGGACCGTCTTACAGAGACCCGCCACTTCTTCGAGCGGCACCGAGGTCACTCCATCCCCCGCAACGGAGACCATTCGGTTATATTTCCCCTCTGCCAGCAATTCCCCCGCTTTCGTCCCGAGCAATGTGCAAATCAAGCGGTCGCGCGCTGATGGAGACCCGCCCCGCTGGACATGCCCCAGTGAAGTCGTCCTTGCCTCAAGATCCGTCAACCCCTGGAGCTGGCGAGCAATTCGGCTATCAAGAGATTCCTGCACCAGATGAGGTCCTTCGTGGAGCTGACGAGCCTTCTCCTCCTTCGGGGTCGATTTCTTCTGCTTTTTCCCGCCCTTCTTTTCTTCCTGCTTCTGCTGAAACTCTTTTTCGGAAAGCGCCCCTTCCGCCACGGCGATAATCGAAAACCGCTTGTTGTGTTTCCGGCGTTCCAACAAATGCTCAGCCACCCGATTCAGATCGTAGGGCTTCTCGGGCAAGAGAATCGCATCGGCGCCCCCAGCCACTCCTGCCCCTAGCGCTAACCAACCAGCCTTGTGCCCCATCAACTCGCAGACGATTACCCGATGGTGACTGGTCGCCGTGGTGTGAAGCCGGTCGATCGCCTCGGTGGCTGTGCTCAAGGCCGTATCGAAACCGAAACTCACATCGGTCTTGGCCACATCGTTATCAATCGTTTTCGGCAGGGTAATCACCGGCAACCCGGCTTCCCGCAACCGCTGGGCATTCTTCTGCGTTCCGTTCCCCCCG belongs to Puniceicoccus vermicola and includes:
- the mdoH gene encoding glucans biosynthesis glucosyltransferase MdoH codes for the protein MNAENKPPEPWIKDGKTGTGWAFFALWFFVWIVGVLLFSDFLWRTQIYGLKHAMIVVQAILFAQVSFGFCQGVVGYFLKPNFKQKGSVPPSTEESRSAPTALLFPVYNEEPARVLAGLEATYRSLEKTGRLDQFDFFILSDTRDPDKWVEEEMGWLTLSRRLGALNRIHYRRRRENTGKKAGNIRDFLERWGQRYRYMIIFDADSVMEGPTLTNMVDAMETDPQLGILQTVPRLWRAQTLFGRALQFANRVYGEHFSRGLATWQGNHGNYWGHNAIIRVNAFMEHCDLPDLPYKEPVGGSILSHDFVEAALMRRAGYKVMLYPGAEGSWEEGPENIFDSLQRDRRWCQGNLQHIWFLFAKGIPGRNRIHFLNGILSYAGSLLWLIFLVLCTLVVVQFSRTGLSFVPIDGMLMSLGLDISLATQGLIVLLYTAMLLLGPKFLAWFDAGCRGDSGPLRTGVNVLAESFLSALIAPVMMFFHSVFVIVIPLGSKTGWNAQARDAGDGVAFSTAFRNLWHVTLIGILWAAVAWRFNSDFFWWLSPIFIPLALSIPLAMLLGSPSVGRKSSGAKILTMPEEESPTEVLDNLRQGTANMRDGLSKGPLSGASLAFLDPYVHALHVRLNASEEPEETSDQIADKMLSEGISSLSPKEIESCLNDPKALQRIHRELWFSSRENLAPEWRAKLLQYSQLHEINRLGFNKRSEV
- a CDS encoding DEAD/DEAH box helicase, with translation MFTRDARHKYSESALKRWSSWLSRDWEHYFQPHILELGRKYYRRNSIIEVELTPQDLTVSVETDDGEAYSIVEWSRIGPMVRDSRNDHDLGQAIAVAGLYEIEELLADRLTPLPFEKTAPTPKAVAEKPENSDSSPSGNPEERPVLLFFIEGEKLCFRALPNGSHEESDSNQRRERLIQLSHMARRSGFKFNNRSAVFEMAESEKFLSFLRNGVPGWRSSFDIHQTSEVELLNLGQREVRLQASVHRSSDSGGLRLEWSSHLGEDTLSDEEIARLLRRKESPLFLPGRGLVRLDPEGIEISRQLENLPGGRKRDLPPYLFLSLFQTHSVTFRLSPEVQEWIEALKSPDPEPPAGTPDFLRPYQRRGVAHLFHLCNNDCHPLLADEMGLGKTIQILALLHCDGFEIPSLVVCPASVVSVWTREAQRFFPDMPFRVLRSGDSWREHPGGCLWVASYTQLRRHRSYLEDAQFRYAVLDEAQQIKNPDAKVSRACFAIKANHRIALTGTPVENSHMDLWSIFRFLMPDLLGSRREFFDEMNRDRKALVERVRIQAAPFLIRRTKKEVVQELPDKVETELLCSMGDQQRKVYNRIAETVFQEFKSGFRQLSGQRSLHFLTAITRLRQACCDLRLLPEDFREEAGITDDLPLAGMSGKLETLSENLQEILVGPRKVVIFSQFVSLLDRTEELLAQQFPQIRQFRLTGSTRDRESPVAEFQKHRKAAVMLVSLKAGGTGITLHAADYVFLLDPWWNPAAEQQAIDRVHRIGQQKTVFVYRLVAQGTIEENIQKLKAEKTGLFKEIVESSRPLEAIRSHFDTIEGFLKPSE
- a CDS encoding ParA family protein, with translation MKILSLYNLKGGVGKTTTAVNLAHAAARDGFNVLLCDLDPQGASTFYLQAAPPTKMKTGKLLKGKSFAHKQVRETEFIHLDVLPAHLEFRNLDRRLDEEKKSDTALASLFEGFHGDYDLIIADAPAGLTLLSENLFQLSDLVLVPTIPSTLSLNCFEQVSEFFKKEKLSKKKLKGFFSMADTRKRLHRESIEKVYHTPNNPFLEAVIPSASIVEQMGEQRRPVSAFARNSRAANAFGDLWNIVRAELKID
- a CDS encoding 6-phosphofructokinase, giving the protein MAAKRKTRCIGILTSGGDCPGLNAAIRGVAKSAMKHGIRVLGIPDGFRGLVENRFLPLENVAVSGILTLGGTLLGTSRDKPHKMPMGERVLNMTDVAVSNALSRQIDCLVCLGGNGTQKNAQRLREAGLPVITLPKTIDNDVAKTDVSFGFDTALSTATEAIDRLHTTATSHHRVIVCELMGHKAGWLALGAGVAGGADAILLPEKPYDLNRVAEHLLERRKHNKRFSIIAVAEGALSEKEFQQKQEEKKGGKKQKKSTPKEEKARQLHEGPHLVQESLDSRIARQLQGLTDLEARTTSLGHVQRGGSPSARDRLICTLLGTKAGELLAEGKYNRMVSVAGDGVTSVPLEEVAGLCKTVPLDHDWVRAALEVDTCLG